Genomic segment of Pseudothermotoga hypogea DSM 11164 = NBRC 106472:
AAACCGGTGGACTTTCTCTGTCCAATGGGGGTTATACCATCAACGTCGAGCAAGCGAGAAAAGCCAAAGGTACGACAGCGATGTTTTTGAAACAGTACAACGTGGCAGACAAAGAGAAATTCTTCGCCGGATTGAAAGAATGGTACGGTATAGAGCTGAAGGATTCTGAATACGAATACTTCACCAAGCTTCCTGCCAACAACCTGAGAAGAGAGCTTGCCAGATTCGTCAGTCAAAAGGTGGGCTTCGGTTGGACCACGTACGATCACACCGCTGGAGTCGTTCCCGTCTATGCCTTCGGACCAGGTGCGCACTTGTTCACAGGATTCATGGACAACACCGACGTGGCAAAAATGATAATGAAGATCACATCTTTGAACACCGTGAGCTTCCCAAAGGTCCCTGCAGCCGCGGGGTATTGATTCTCACCGGGCCACGTTCGTCCTGAGCGTGGCCCATTCTGTTATGCTCCGACAAAACGAATTCACATCAATTCTTTCATTCATCTCAATCTCACGAACAGGATGGACCTTCTGGCTTAACTTGTGTAAACTGTGGCGGGCATCGTGTCAGGTGGTTGCGAAGGCCTTCATTCAGCGCAAGCAGATTTGCCAGATTCATCGCGAAGCTGCGCCACATTTTCGGTATAATCTTTGTGGGAGGTCATGATTTGAGAACAATCAAGCTCACACATTTGATTTTGTTCGTCAACGTGATAATCATGATCGCGATGATGATTGCAAGATTAACTTCTTCTTTTCGCAATGAAGCTTATCTTTTGCTGAGTTTCGGTGCCCAATACGGTCCGCTCGTGGCGAGGGGAGAGTGGTACAGAACCATCACGGCGATATTCGTTCATGGCGGTATCCTGCATTTGTTGTTCAACTCCTACGCACTGTTTTATTTTGGAACAATCGTGGAGTCGATTTACGGACCTGAAAAGTTCGTTGTTTCGTACTTTCTGTCTGGACTGGTTGGCAACGTCGCAACGCATTTGCTTTACTACAGGTCCGTCTCAGTTGGTGCGAGCGGAGCGATATTCGGTTTGGTCGGCGTGTTGTTCATTCTCGGTTTCAAACGCGATGCTCCATTCTACGTGAGGTCCGTAACTGGCTATGCGCTGTTGCCCATGATCGTTTTCAACGTCGTGTACGGATTTTTACCTGGAAGTGGTATTAACAATGCGGCACATCTTGGGGGTTTCTTCACCGGGATCTTGATGGGTTATCTGATCAAACCGGTACCTTCTATCTACAGTCGAAAAAGATCTGTGTTTCTCGCCTGGAGAGCAGCGGCAATCGCTCTCGGAGTCCTCGTGGTGTACAGTTTCGTGATGCTCGCTTTCCGTTCGATAGTCTAAATTCAGAGTTCTTCGATAATCTTAAGCAGGGCCTTTGCAGCAAGTGTTGTACCTTCTTTTTCGTAACCCTCGACACCGAGCATGGTCCTTATTTCTCCGACCTTCACACCCGTTTCGAACATCTTCTTCAGATAGTACTCGGCGAGCTTGTGATGTTCCTTCTGCCTCTGGACAGCTCCAAATGGATTTGCGAAGTACGACGTGACCAATCCGCTTTCCGAAGTCGTGCCTTTGCTCATGCGTTTGCCTTCAGAAAAAACCTTGAGAGCTTCATCGACGTTGTCGAAGAAGACGATCCTGTCTTCGTCTCTATCGACTTCAGTGTAGTTGTTGGCGTAGAAGAAGAAATCGATGTGTGTAGGTGTGATTATCTCGTTGTAGTTGTTGAACGGAACTATGACGCGCGCGTTTATTTGGTCCGGGTTCATGAAGATGCTTCTGTCCATCGTTGAATAAGCATATCCTGGTGGCAAGTCATCCAGTCTAACGAATGCACCTGTTTCTGTACCGTAAGCGACCACATGACCATCCATGATCGCGAGACTGCCCATATCGTCGATGATGGTGTCCACCTGCGCTACCTCTTCGAGTCTACTCAAAGCATCCAAAGTTTCGCTCTTTCCCGCACCGCTATCACCAACGAACATCGCGACTGCCATCTTACCGTTCTTCAGAATGATGCGCGCCATCGACCCGTGTATGGGCAACCTTCCTTGGTCGATTCTGATCAAGTTGTGAATCGTGAGCGTGGTCTTCTTCATGTAACCAAAATAATCGTTCTCATCGATCGCTGGGATGATCCCGACGTACATCTTACCATCTCTGAATATCACGCCGTTTCTCCAGCGCTCGTTGAAGTTGGGAATCCTGCTTGGTTCCAAACCGAAGATCAGCATTCCATCAGGTTCTCTCTGCCTCAGATGCTTCGGCGTCGCGAGCTCGAACAAGTTGGCCAAACCCGCACCGTGCGCAAGATAATCCACGTGTACCAGGTTGTAAAATAATAGATCTCCAACGAAGATCGGGAACCTGAACCATTCCTTAGGATTGAGCTCTATCTTGTCCAGAACGGGCTCGTCGACGACGGGCACAACACCTTTTCTCTTGTTCGACTTGGTGTAGAAGATCACTGGTGGATCGAACACGGCTCCCCAAACGGTTGGTATCTTTCTGATCCAGGGTAATCGATCGAATTTCTCGCCGTCTATATCCTCAACGAGAAAGGCTACCTGCGCACCGCTGGGAAGTTGTCTCATCACGGTTGGGAAGGAATTGGAGATGTTCATCATGAGCTCTCTGTAAAGATTCTTGATCACTGCCTTGAACTGATCGCTGATCTGGGTGATCGTGTACTCTATGCTCGCCCTTCTGATATGATCGTCGGAATACTTCTCCTCGCGAACCATGAATCTGTGTTTCGAACGCCAGAAAGAATAGAATGCCTCGACAAACTTCTCAAGGTCTCTGGGGTTGACGTAATAGATGATGTTCGTCAGCTC
This window contains:
- a CDS encoding rhomboid family intramembrane serine protease; translated protein: MRTIKLTHLILFVNVIIMIAMMIARLTSSFRNEAYLLLSFGAQYGPLVARGEWYRTITAIFVHGGILHLLFNSYALFYFGTIVESIYGPEKFVVSYFLSGLVGNVATHLLYYRSVSVGASGAIFGLVGVLFILGFKRDAPFYVRSVTGYALLPMIVFNVVYGFLPGSGINNAAHLGGFFTGILMGYLIKPVPSIYSRKRSVFLAWRAAAIALGVLVVYSFVMLAFRSIV
- a CDS encoding P-loop NTPase family protein; the encoded protein is MSRSVIIDGSVIYTNYSQIMGQKKFESLLKEFIEILKERRSPLLNALNAFKLDGDYDLRRFVEYLHLLTMRNVKELTNIIYYVNPRDLEKFVEAFYSFWRSKHRFMVREEKYSDDHIRRASIEYTITQISDQFKAVIKNLYRELMMNISNSFPTVMRQLPSGAQVAFLVEDIDGEKFDRLPWIRKIPTVWGAVFDPPVIFYTKSNKRKGVVPVVDEPVLDKIELNPKEWFRFPIFVGDLLFYNLVHVDYLAHGAGLANLFELATPKHLRQREPDGMLIFGLEPSRIPNFNERWRNGVIFRDGKMYVGIIPAIDENDYFGYMKKTTLTIHNLIRIDQGRLPIHGSMARIILKNGKMAVAMFVGDSGAGKSETLDALSRLEEVAQVDTIIDDMGSLAIMDGHVVAYGTETGAFVRLDDLPPGYAYSTMDRSIFMNPDQINARVIVPFNNYNEIITPTHIDFFFYANNYTEVDRDEDRIVFFDNVDEALKVFSEGKRMSKGTTSESGLVTSYFANPFGAVQRQKEHHKLAEYYLKKMFETGVKVGEIRTMLGVEGYEKEGTTLAAKALLKIIEEL